One Prevotella intermedia ATCC 25611 = DSM 20706 DNA window includes the following coding sequences:
- the trxA gene encoding thioredoxin, producing the protein MEVEITTANFESYKNGELPLVVDLWATWCGPCKMIGPIISELANDYDGKIVVGKCNIEDNDDIAIDYGVRNIPTILFFKNGELVDKFVGAASKDKLDEKFKTLL; encoded by the coding sequence ATGGAAGTAGAAATTACAACCGCAAACTTTGAGAGTTATAAGAATGGCGAATTGCCATTGGTAGTAGACTTGTGGGCAACTTGGTGTGGCCCTTGCAAGATGATTGGCCCAATCATTTCAGAATTGGCAAACGATTACGACGGCAAGATTGTTGTTGGTAAATGCAACATTGAAGACAACGACGACATCGCTATCGACTATGGTGTGCGCAACATTCCTACAATTCTCTTCTTCAAGAATGGCGAGTTGGTAGACAAGTTTGTTGGTGCTGCATCAAAAGACAAGCTCGACGAGAAGTTCAAGACTTTGCTTTAA
- the lpxA gene encoding acyl-ACP--UDP-N-acetylglucosamine O-acyltransferase, with the protein MSSEISPKAEVSPKAKIGDGCKIFPFVYIEDDVVIGDNCIVFPFVSILNGSRIGNGNKIHQCSVIGALPQDFNFVGEKSECVIGDNNIIRENVVINRATHRGCQTVIGSNNFLMEGVHISHDTKVGDRCIFSYGTKIAGDCEIADHAIFSSGVIQKAKTRVGTAAVVQAGTTFARDIPPYIIAGGSPVAYEGVNTTICREMKIDEKVIKHIANAYRLVFHGQTSVFDACIQVDEQVPDSPEIRNIVEFIRNTNEGIIGKL; encoded by the coding sequence ATGAGTAGTGAGATTAGTCCAAAAGCCGAGGTTTCTCCGAAAGCGAAGATAGGCGACGGCTGCAAAATATTTCCATTCGTTTACATCGAAGACGATGTAGTAATTGGCGACAACTGTATAGTGTTTCCATTCGTCAGCATACTGAATGGCAGCCGAATAGGCAATGGAAACAAGATACACCAATGCAGCGTTATTGGTGCATTGCCACAAGATTTCAACTTCGTTGGCGAAAAAAGCGAGTGTGTTATCGGCGACAACAACATTATCAGAGAGAATGTTGTTATCAACCGTGCTACCCACCGTGGTTGCCAAACCGTCATCGGGTCGAACAACTTCCTTATGGAAGGCGTGCACATCAGCCACGACACGAAGGTGGGCGACCGCTGCATATTCAGCTATGGTACGAAGATAGCAGGCGATTGCGAGATAGCCGACCACGCCATTTTCTCGTCTGGCGTCATTCAGAAGGCAAAGACACGTGTCGGAACAGCAGCCGTGGTACAAGCTGGCACAACGTTTGCGCGCGATATTCCACCTTACATTATAGCAGGTGGCAGTCCTGTGGCTTACGAAGGTGTAAATACCACGATTTGCAGAGAGATGAAAATAGACGAAAAGGTTATCAAGCACATCGCAAACGCCTATCGACTTGTGTTCCACGGACAAACTTCCGTGTTCGATGCCTGCATACAAGTAGACGAACAAGTGCCCGATTCGCCCGAGATTCGCAACATTGTTGAGTTTATCCGCAACACCAACGAGGGCATTATCGGTAAACTGTAA
- a CDS encoding efflux transporter outer membrane subunit: protein MKIRNIIILGLATLSLTGCKSLYGTYKRPEVKTDGLVRDPINDQTTLEGANDFGQLPWRDVFTDPNLQAIIEKALTNNPDLLNAALNIDIAEQQLGAAKLAFLPSLALAPQGTITHFGSHVEATKFYTLPIASSWEIDLFGNLRNAKKAAQMAMIQMQDYKVAVQTKLICNVANLYYTLLMLDRQKQIITDMAALTKNTWDIMQLQMDYGRARATSVQSAQSAYYGVQARATDIKKQTREVENSLSLLMGEPVHSIARGTLDNQKLPSNFSGGIGVEILSNRADVHANEMALAKCFYNINQARARFYPSLSITASGGWSNGNGMVNPAKLLFNAIGKLTQPIFMQGKLRAGLRVAEDQYKIAYNKWQNSVLTAGSEVSNALVAYNAAEEKDVLYTKQIEILKKNVEQTQMLYNQSSSSYLEVITAQQNLLNAEISQVQDQFSKLQAIVNLYYALGGGSK, encoded by the coding sequence ATGAAAATAAGAAATATAATCATTTTAGGACTTGCAACACTGTCTCTGACGGGTTGCAAGAGCCTATATGGAACATACAAACGTCCTGAAGTGAAAACCGATGGTCTTGTACGCGACCCCATCAACGACCAAACAACGTTGGAGGGAGCAAACGATTTTGGGCAACTTCCTTGGCGCGATGTGTTCACCGACCCTAATTTGCAAGCTATTATAGAGAAGGCATTGACCAATAATCCCGACCTGCTCAATGCCGCACTCAACATTGACATAGCCGAACAGCAACTCGGTGCTGCCAAGTTGGCATTCCTCCCATCGTTAGCTCTTGCACCGCAAGGTACAATCACACACTTCGGTTCGCACGTCGAAGCCACCAAGTTCTATACGTTGCCCATAGCTTCGAGCTGGGAAATAGACCTCTTTGGCAACCTCCGCAATGCGAAGAAAGCGGCTCAGATGGCTATGATTCAGATGCAGGACTACAAGGTAGCAGTACAAACAAAACTTATCTGCAACGTTGCCAACCTGTATTACACTTTGCTGATGCTCGACCGTCAGAAACAAATCATAACCGATATGGCAGCCCTTACAAAGAACACGTGGGATATAATGCAACTGCAGATGGACTATGGCAGAGCACGTGCAACAAGCGTACAGAGTGCGCAGTCGGCTTATTACGGCGTTCAAGCACGTGCTACCGACATAAAGAAACAGACGCGCGAGGTTGAAAACTCGCTGAGTCTGCTTATGGGCGAGCCCGTACATAGCATTGCACGAGGCACGTTAGACAACCAGAAACTGCCTTCAAACTTCTCTGGCGGCATAGGTGTTGAAATTCTAAGCAACCGTGCCGACGTGCACGCAAACGAGATGGCGTTGGCTAAATGCTTCTATAATATCAATCAAGCGCGTGCCCGCTTCTACCCTTCTCTAAGCATTACAGCTTCGGGCGGTTGGAGCAACGGCAACGGAATGGTAAACCCTGCGAAGTTGCTTTTCAATGCCATCGGCAAACTAACGCAGCCTATTTTCATGCAAGGAAAGCTGAGAGCAGGACTTCGTGTGGCTGAAGACCAATACAAGATAGCATACAACAAATGGCAAAACAGTGTCTTGACTGCTGGTTCGGAGGTAAGTAACGCATTGGTGGCATACAATGCTGCCGAAGAGAAAGACGTACTTTACACAAAGCAGATAGAAATATTGAAGAAGAATGTAGAGCAAACACAGATGCTGTACAACCAAAGTTCAAGTTCTTACCTTGAAGTCATAACTGCACAACAGAACTTGCTGAATGCAGAAATATCTCAGGTTCAAGACCAGTTCTCTAAGTTACAAGCCATCGTAAACCTTTACTATGCGCTTGGTGGTGGGTCAAAATAA
- a CDS encoding efflux RND transporter permease subunit → MTFTNFIKRPVLSTVVSVFFVLLGTIGLISLPIEQYPDIAPPTISVMANYQGADAQTVLNSVVTPLEESINGVENMTYIQSTATNAGLAMITVYFKQGSDPNMASVNVQNRVSQAQALLPAEVTRAGVTVSKRQNSNVVMYTLTTDDGRYDDEFLTNYNAINIIPLLKRVNGVGDVQNPGMKTYSMRIWLKPEKMKQYGLVPSDISGALAEQNIEAAPGSFGEQSNTKYEYTMRYKGRLKTEKEYGDIIISANNNGQTLHLRDVADVKLGGLMYSVSMLNNEKPAVVGMVQQIAGSNATQIAKDVKAALAEAQKTMPPGMKVVIQQDVTDFLFASMEEVIFTLFLTLALVFLVVYVFLQDFRSTLIPMIAVPVALIGSFFFLWMFGFSINLLTLSALLLAIAIVVDDAIVVVEAVHAKLDLGYKSSLTAAIDAMNEISGAIISITLVMAAVFVPVSFMSGTSGTFYREFGVTMAVSIIISAVNALTLSPALCAVFLKPHNEEEKKKLSRIDRFHLAFNTQYEKINTKYKKSVEKIINNRLVTGVSVVLGIVALVITMATTKTGLVPDEDTGVLFATVSLEPGMSQTETRKVTEQIDKMFKSNPYIETRAQIIGFNFIAGQGSDQATFILKLKPFEERKYGLFDRIKAVFDGAGIAGLFIDPTSSNMILGMIYKQTSSIKGARILAFGPPMVPGFTMANGLSISMEDRTGGDLNKFFNITQDYLKALGERPEIGKAMTSYNPKYPQYLVDIDVAKAKQAGTSPAAILSVLQGYYGGMYSSNFNAYGKLYRVVIQGTVESRFSESGLNNVYVRTKGGMAPVGEFCTLKRVYGPSNIARFNLFTAINVNVQAADGYSSGDAIKAVEEVAAEKLPAGYTYEFSGLTRSEQESSNSTAIIFVLCLVFVYLILSAQYESYILPLAVILSIPFGLAGAFLFTMLFGHNNDIYMQISLIMLIGLLAKNAILIVEFALERRRTGMAIKYAAILGAGARLRPILMTSLAMVIGLLPLMFASGVGKNGNQTLGAAAVGGMLIGTLCQVFIVPSLFVIFEYLQEKFKPMSFEDEENKQVAKELKPFLGGPAESYEVEE, encoded by the coding sequence ATGACATTTACTAATTTTATAAAGCGTCCTGTACTTTCAACGGTGGTGTCGGTTTTCTTCGTGCTATTGGGTACGATTGGATTGATTTCGCTGCCAATTGAACAGTATCCAGATATTGCGCCACCAACCATTTCGGTAATGGCAAACTATCAAGGAGCTGACGCACAAACCGTATTGAACTCCGTTGTTACTCCATTGGAAGAGAGTATAAACGGTGTTGAGAATATGACTTATATACAATCAACGGCTACCAATGCTGGTCTTGCAATGATTACGGTTTACTTCAAGCAAGGTTCCGACCCTAATATGGCGTCAGTGAACGTACAGAACCGTGTGTCGCAGGCACAAGCCTTGCTACCAGCGGAAGTTACGCGTGCAGGTGTAACCGTGTCGAAACGCCAGAACTCGAACGTTGTGATGTATACATTGACAACCGACGATGGTCGTTACGACGACGAATTCCTCACAAACTACAACGCTATCAACATTATACCATTGCTGAAACGTGTCAATGGTGTAGGCGATGTGCAGAATCCGGGTATGAAAACCTATTCTATGCGTATATGGTTGAAGCCCGAAAAGATGAAGCAATATGGTCTTGTACCAAGCGATATTTCAGGTGCATTGGCTGAACAGAACATCGAAGCGGCTCCGGGTTCGTTCGGTGAGCAGAGCAATACGAAGTACGAATACACGATGCGATATAAGGGACGCCTCAAGACCGAAAAGGAATATGGCGACATTATCATATCAGCAAACAACAATGGACAGACCCTTCATCTTCGTGATGTAGCCGATGTGAAACTCGGTGGATTGATGTATTCTGTATCAATGCTGAACAATGAAAAGCCAGCAGTAGTCGGAATGGTTCAGCAAATTGCAGGTTCGAATGCCACACAGATAGCAAAAGACGTGAAGGCAGCACTTGCAGAAGCACAGAAAACAATGCCTCCAGGAATGAAAGTAGTAATACAGCAAGATGTAACAGACTTCTTGTTTGCCTCTATGGAAGAAGTTATCTTCACGCTCTTCCTTACTTTGGCATTGGTGTTCCTTGTAGTTTATGTCTTCTTGCAAGACTTCCGTTCTACATTAATACCGATGATTGCCGTGCCAGTGGCGTTGATTGGTTCTTTCTTCTTCCTATGGATGTTCGGTTTCTCTATCAACTTGCTGACGCTTTCAGCCCTCTTGCTGGCGATTGCAATTGTGGTGGACGACGCCATTGTGGTGGTCGAAGCTGTCCATGCGAAGCTCGATTTGGGCTATAAGAGTTCGCTAACGGCAGCTATTGATGCGATGAACGAAATCTCAGGAGCCATTATTTCCATTACATTGGTAATGGCAGCCGTGTTCGTTCCTGTGTCTTTCATGAGCGGAACATCAGGTACGTTCTATCGTGAATTTGGTGTTACGATGGCAGTGTCTATCATTATATCTGCAGTAAATGCCTTGACACTTTCTCCAGCCTTGTGTGCTGTCTTCTTGAAACCCCACAACGAGGAAGAAAAAAAGAAGTTAAGCCGCATCGACCGTTTCCATCTTGCATTCAATACACAGTACGAAAAGATTAATACGAAGTACAAAAAGTCGGTTGAGAAGATTATCAACAACCGCCTAGTAACAGGTGTTTCAGTTGTTTTAGGTATCGTGGCATTGGTTATTACAATGGCAACCACAAAGACAGGACTTGTCCCTGACGAAGACACAGGTGTACTTTTTGCTACCGTTTCTTTGGAACCGGGTATGTCGCAGACTGAAACGCGTAAGGTAACGGAGCAGATTGATAAGATGTTTAAAAGCAATCCATACATTGAAACCCGTGCCCAAATCATTGGTTTCAACTTCATTGCTGGTCAAGGTTCAGACCAAGCGACCTTCATTCTCAAGCTAAAACCATTTGAAGAAAGAAAGTATGGCTTGTTCGACCGCATTAAAGCGGTATTCGACGGTGCTGGTATTGCAGGCTTATTCATCGATCCAACATCTTCTAATATGATATTGGGTATGATTTACAAGCAGACATCAAGTATCAAGGGAGCACGTATATTGGCATTCGGACCACCTATGGTGCCTGGCTTTACGATGGCAAACGGTCTGTCCATTTCAATGGAAGACCGTACTGGTGGCGATTTGAACAAGTTCTTCAACATTACTCAAGACTATCTGAAAGCACTGGGCGAACGTCCTGAAATCGGCAAGGCTATGACCTCGTACAACCCTAAATACCCTCAGTATTTGGTAGACATAGACGTGGCAAAGGCTAAACAGGCTGGTACTTCACCTGCTGCTATCCTCTCTGTATTGCAAGGTTACTACGGCGGTATGTACTCATCGAACTTCAATGCTTACGGTAAACTGTACCGTGTAGTAATTCAAGGAACAGTGGAAAGCCGCTTCAGCGAAAGCGGACTGAACAATGTGTATGTCAGAACCAAAGGCGGTATGGCACCCGTGGGCGAGTTCTGCACACTGAAACGTGTGTACGGCCCTTCTAACATTGCTCGTTTTAACCTGTTTACAGCCATTAATGTGAACGTGCAAGCTGCTGACGGATACTCATCGGGTGATGCCATTAAAGCTGTAGAAGAGGTTGCTGCCGAGAAACTTCCTGCAGGATATACTTACGAATTCTCTGGTCTGACACGTTCAGAGCAAGAATCTTCCAACTCAACAGCTATTATTTTCGTTCTATGTCTTGTCTTTGTGTACCTTATTCTAAGTGCGCAATACGAAAGCTATATCCTTCCATTGGCGGTTATTCTGTCTATCCCATTCGGTTTGGCGGGTGCTTTCCTCTTCACAATGCTATTCGGACACAACAACGACATCTATATGCAGATTTCGCTTATTATGCTGATTGGTCTGCTGGCAAAGAACGCCATCTTGATTGTAGAGTTCGCATTGGAACGCCGCCGTACAGGTATGGCGATTAAATATGCTGCCATTCTCGGTGCCGGTGCGCGTCTGCGCCCTATCCTTATGACCTCTCTTGCAATGGTTATCGGTCTGTTGCCATTGATGTTTGCAAGCGGTGTGGGCAAGAATGGTAACCAAACACTGGGTGCTGCCGCCGTAGGTGGTATGCTTATAGGTACGCTTTGTCAGGTGTTTATCGTTCCTTCGCTCTTCGTTATCTTTGAATACTTACAGGAAAAGTTTAAGCCTATGTCGTTCGAAGATGAGGAAAACAAACAAGTGGCAAAGGAATTGAAACCATTTCTTGGTGGTCCCGCAGAGAGCTACGAGGTAGAAGAGTAA
- a CDS encoding efflux RND transporter periplasmic adaptor subunit: MIKSKFLLLAALATTVLSSCGGGKRELPKNNEYPVITISAANAQMKTTYPATIKGIQDVEVRPKVSGFITKLYVHEGEAVRAGQVLFVVDNAVYQSAVRQAEATVASAQSGISRAQASVVQAAAALNSAQAQAATAQLTYNNSKNLYSNKVIGDYEMQAAKNTYETAQAAVSQARSGVQAANSGIKQAEAALKQAQAGLATAKENLSFCYVKSPANGFVGNLPYKEGALVSPSSPMPVTTISNISTMEVYFSMTEADVLALSRNNRGLGNAINKFPKVSLQLVDGSIYNHEGTIVKTSGMIDATTGTISVIARFPNPEHLLKSGGSGKVVIAKNDNNALMIPQDATVQVQDKIFVYKVDANGKIHYSEIKVDPQNDGVNYVVTSGLKIGERIVSKGLATLEDGMEIKPLTPAQYEEALKKAAQLGENQSSASGFLKAMKGNDDKK; encoded by the coding sequence ATGATTAAAAGCAAGTTTTTACTGTTGGCAGCATTAGCCACTACAGTGCTTTCAAGTTGTGGAGGAGGCAAACGCGAGTTGCCCAAGAACAACGAGTATCCCGTGATTACGATTAGTGCAGCGAATGCACAGATGAAAACCACCTATCCAGCCACTATTAAAGGTATTCAGGACGTGGAAGTTCGCCCAAAGGTAAGCGGTTTCATTACAAAACTTTATGTACACGAAGGCGAGGCTGTTCGTGCAGGACAGGTTTTGTTTGTTGTTGACAATGCCGTGTATCAGTCGGCAGTTCGCCAAGCTGAGGCTACAGTGGCATCAGCGCAAAGTGGCATTAGTCGTGCGCAAGCAAGCGTAGTGCAAGCTGCAGCTGCTTTAAATTCGGCACAGGCACAAGCTGCTACGGCACAGCTGACCTACAACAACAGCAAGAACCTATATAGTAATAAGGTGATTGGCGACTACGAGATGCAAGCTGCAAAGAATACTTACGAAACTGCACAGGCAGCTGTAAGTCAGGCGCGAAGCGGCGTTCAGGCAGCAAATTCAGGTATAAAACAAGCCGAAGCAGCGTTGAAACAAGCACAAGCAGGCTTGGCAACGGCAAAAGAAAATCTAAGTTTCTGCTATGTAAAGAGTCCTGCCAACGGTTTTGTAGGTAACCTTCCTTATAAAGAAGGTGCATTGGTAAGCCCATCTTCGCCAATGCCTGTAACAACTATCAGTAATATTTCGACAATGGAAGTTTACTTCTCGATGACCGAAGCTGACGTTCTTGCCCTCTCGCGCAACAACCGTGGCTTGGGCAACGCTATCAATAAGTTCCCGAAAGTAAGTCTCCAGTTGGTTGATGGTTCTATTTACAACCACGAGGGAACAATTGTCAAGACCAGCGGAATGATTGATGCGACAACTGGAACCATAAGCGTTATCGCTCGTTTCCCTAATCCAGAACACTTGTTGAAGAGTGGCGGCAGCGGAAAAGTTGTGATTGCGAAGAACGACAACAACGCTTTGATGATTCCTCAAGATGCCACTGTTCAGGTTCAAGATAAGATTTTTGTTTACAAGGTAGATGCCAACGGCAAGATACACTACTCTGAAATCAAGGTCGATCCACAGAACGACGGTGTGAACTACGTAGTTACTTCAGGTTTGAAGATTGGCGAAAGAATCGTTTCCAAAGGTTTAGCAACATTGGAAGACGGTATGGAAATAAAGCCTTTAACCCCTGCTCAATACGAAGAAGCATTGAAGAAAGCTGCCCAACTTGGCGAAAATCAAAGTTCGGCAAGTGGTTTCTTGAAGGCAATGAAGGGCAACGACGATAAGAAATAG
- a CDS encoding CCA tRNA nucleotidyltransferase has product MRDLTDAELAKLIDKDIFHKISDAADKLGLECYVVGGYVRDLFLERPSNDIDVVVVGSGISVANELKKTIGKRAHISVFHNFGTAQVKFGGMEVEFVGARKESYSHDSRKPIVEDGTLEDDQNRRDFTINAMAVCLNKSRFGELVDPFGGVDDLWDGIIRTPLDPDITFSDDPLRMMRCVRFATQLNFFIEDETFEALERNADRIKIVSGERIADELNKIMATRTPSKGFIDLYRCGLLQIILPELVAMDVVETRNGRAHKNNFFHTLEVLDNISKATDNIWLRWAALFHDIGKPKSKRWDPVAGWTFHSHNIIGAKMIASIFKRLKFPMDAKMKYVRKLVDLHMRPIIIADEEVTDSAVRRLMNDAGDDIDDLMTLCEADITSKNAARKQRFLENFKTVREKLDDLKERDYKRLLQPCIDGDEIMALFNLKPSREVGELKKALKEAVLDNRVPNEREPLMALLKEKAAEMGLM; this is encoded by the coding sequence ATGCGAGACTTGACTGATGCCGAATTGGCAAAGCTGATAGACAAGGATATATTTCATAAAATCTCTGATGCAGCCGACAAACTCGGCTTGGAATGTTACGTTGTGGGCGGTTATGTCCGCGACTTATTCCTTGAACGACCCTCTAACGACATTGATGTCGTTGTAGTGGGGAGCGGTATCAGCGTTGCCAACGAACTGAAAAAGACAATTGGAAAGCGGGCGCACATATCGGTTTTCCACAACTTTGGCACAGCACAAGTGAAATTTGGCGGTATGGAAGTGGAGTTTGTCGGCGCACGCAAGGAGAGCTACAGCCACGACAGCCGTAAGCCTATCGTGGAAGACGGCACGCTGGAAGACGACCAAAACCGACGCGACTTTACCATAAATGCAATGGCAGTGTGCTTGAACAAGAGCCGTTTTGGCGAATTGGTAGACCCATTCGGCGGTGTAGACGACCTTTGGGACGGCATTATCCGTACTCCGTTAGACCCCGACATTACTTTTTCGGACGACCCTCTGCGTATGATGCGTTGTGTAAGATTTGCCACGCAGCTGAACTTTTTCATCGAAGACGAAACCTTCGAGGCATTGGAACGCAATGCCGACCGCATAAAAATTGTGAGCGGAGAGCGTATTGCCGACGAACTGAACAAGATAATGGCAACACGTACACCGAGCAAAGGCTTTATAGACTTGTATCGTTGCGGGCTGCTCCAGATTATCTTGCCCGAGCTTGTAGCAATGGACGTGGTGGAAACACGCAACGGCAGGGCGCATAAGAACAACTTTTTCCACACGTTAGAGGTACTCGACAACATATCAAAGGCAACCGACAACATTTGGTTGCGGTGGGCTGCACTGTTCCACGATATAGGTAAACCGAAGAGCAAGCGTTGGGACCCTGTTGCAGGTTGGACCTTCCACAGCCATAATATAATAGGTGCAAAGATGATTGCGTCAATCTTTAAACGTCTGAAATTCCCAATGGACGCCAAGATGAAATACGTGCGCAAGTTGGTAGACCTGCATATGCGCCCTATCATCATAGCCGACGAGGAAGTTACAGACTCTGCTGTTCGTCGCCTGATGAACGATGCCGGCGACGACATTGACGACCTGATGACGCTTTGCGAAGCTGACATAACGAGCAAGAATGCTGCACGCAAACAACGTTTCTTAGAGAATTTCAAGACCGTTCGTGAAAAGTTGGACGACCTTAAAGAACGCGATTACAAACGGTTGCTGCAACCGTGCATCGACGGCGACGAAATTATGGCACTGTTCAACCTAAAGCCCAGTCGCGAAGTAGGCGAATTAAAGAAAGCTTTGAAAGAAGCTGTCTTAGACAATCGTGTACCCAACGAACGTGAGCCGCTTATGGCATTGCTGAAGGAAAAAGCAGCAGAAATGGGGTTGATGTAA
- a CDS encoding outer membrane beta-barrel family protein → MRKNIQTTLLLLFFFTSLDMMAQSIKGKVVDAQGAPLELANVCLLSKADSSFISGAASKANGVFTIETKSIDGILRVSCMGYETKYSDCHSADAGTIILMPSSNEMAEVVVKGNRSLYTMNAGGLTSTIQGSALAKLPSLSDVLNQLPFLSASDNAITVLGKGKPLVYLDGRKITSNTELVGLKGNQIRNVQVIMNPSSRYPSNVGAVIRITTIRTQGDGWSGTIQWNGKVNHNFGQNDFLKLNYRKGAFDIFGSVYYQENKSDEEQTNDVAFNYKGTTIVSHNSNKQNSKGRYLVSQAGTNYVSLDNSFYAGLKYIYSRTIKIPFNLYSTLTSSDLEGNHTFNSYYFQNYYGGRHNATAYLLKTFKNKWEVEMNTTYARIDFTTDLNTTEIEHNKTITVGSKSYRKTDMFAENVMFSKSMPIGKFTFGEEYTYTNNTQAFELADPDHTSSLTSNGNQAKQNSLALFSEYSKAWKHWSTNVGLRYEWVAFDYRLNGVKQDAQSKKYGNLLPTLSLNYSKSSFGTTLSLRSIIARPSYMQLRASRAYNNRYAYEGGNPSLQPANIYDLGLLLRYKDLVLSSNYIIYKNAISFYEEVLEDKPIRLNSFINIDYQSFNLMASYAPTFGIWKPSVTLQAYFQQLEYNSMKYTKPIAKYSFKNLFSFPKSYTATLNFSGYTAGNDGLLYYKQNFTTSASLIKSFPFGLMVALSIEDIFHTSRERWTVKTPDIEATKWLKGDTQSFTLTLRYSFNTARSKYKGKGAGNSEINRL, encoded by the coding sequence ATGAGGAAAAATATCCAAACAACTCTACTACTATTGTTTTTCTTTACATCATTAGATATGATGGCGCAAAGTATTAAAGGAAAAGTTGTAGACGCACAAGGTGCGCCCCTTGAATTGGCGAACGTTTGTCTGCTCTCAAAAGCCGACTCTTCGTTTATTAGCGGTGCAGCAAGCAAAGCTAATGGAGTATTTACCATTGAAACAAAAAGTATTGATGGCATTTTGAGAGTTTCGTGTATGGGCTACGAAACAAAATACTCAGACTGCCATTCTGCTGATGCAGGCACCATTATATTAATGCCAAGCAGTAACGAAATGGCTGAAGTTGTGGTGAAAGGCAACAGGAGTCTTTATACAATGAATGCAGGAGGACTTACGTCTACCATACAAGGCAGTGCGTTAGCGAAACTGCCTTCACTCTCCGACGTACTCAACCAGCTGCCTTTCCTTAGTGCTTCGGACAATGCAATCACCGTATTAGGGAAAGGTAAACCGCTTGTTTATCTTGACGGAAGAAAAATAACAAGTAACACAGAACTCGTAGGGTTGAAAGGCAATCAAATAAGAAATGTGCAGGTAATAATGAACCCTAGTAGCCGTTACCCGTCAAATGTGGGAGCAGTGATACGCATTACAACAATTCGTACACAAGGCGATGGTTGGTCGGGGACAATACAATGGAACGGAAAAGTAAACCATAATTTTGGTCAAAACGACTTTCTTAAACTCAACTACCGCAAGGGGGCATTTGATATTTTCGGCTCTGTTTATTACCAAGAAAACAAATCAGACGAGGAGCAAACCAACGATGTAGCGTTTAATTATAAAGGGACAACGATTGTATCGCATAATTCAAACAAACAAAATAGCAAGGGTAGGTATCTTGTTTCGCAGGCTGGTACAAACTATGTATCACTCGATAACAGCTTTTATGCAGGACTGAAGTATATATATTCTCGAACCATAAAAATCCCGTTCAACCTTTATTCTACGCTAACATCTTCCGACTTGGAAGGCAACCATACATTTAACAGCTATTATTTTCAAAACTATTATGGTGGAAGACATAATGCAACAGCCTATCTTTTGAAGACTTTCAAGAACAAATGGGAGGTGGAAATGAATACCACTTATGCTCGTATCGACTTTACAACCGATTTGAATACCACCGAAATAGAACACAACAAAACAATAACAGTTGGTAGCAAGAGCTATCGAAAGACAGATATGTTTGCCGAAAATGTAATGTTTTCAAAGTCAATGCCTATCGGTAAGTTTACATTTGGCGAGGAATACACTTACACCAACAATACGCAAGCCTTTGAATTAGCCGACCCTGACCACACTTCTTCCTTGACATCGAATGGTAATCAGGCAAAACAAAACTCGTTGGCACTATTCAGTGAGTACAGTAAAGCGTGGAAACATTGGAGTACCAATGTTGGCTTACGGTACGAGTGGGTAGCTTTCGATTATAGATTGAATGGCGTTAAACAAGATGCACAATCGAAAAAGTACGGCAACTTATTGCCAACGCTTTCTTTAAACTATTCTAAGAGCAGTTTCGGAACTACTTTATCGCTCCGCTCCATCATTGCACGTCCGTCGTATATGCAGTTAAGAGCCAGCCGAGCTTATAACAATCGCTATGCCTATGAGGGTGGAAATCCGTCCTTGCAGCCTGCAAATATCTACGACTTGGGGTTACTTCTGCGCTATAAAGACTTGGTCTTGAGTTCAAATTACATTATTTATAAAAACGCAATATCGTTTTACGAAGAAGTATTAGAAGACAAACCGATTCGATTAAATTCATTTATAAACATTGATTACCAAAGTTTCAATCTTATGGCATCTTATGCTCCAACATTCGGAATATGGAAACCGTCGGTAACATTACAGGCTTATTTCCAACAGCTTGAATACAATAGTATGAAGTATACAAAACCAATAGCAAAGTATTCTTTCAAGAATTTATTTTCATTTCCAAAGTCTTACACTGCCACATTGAACTTTTCGGGATATACAGCAGGCAACGACGGACTGCTTTACTATAAACAGAACTTCACGACATCAGCATCATTAATCAAGAGTTTCCCTTTCGGCTTGATGGTGGCATTAAGTATAGAGGACATATTCCACACCTCGCGAGAACGTTGGACAGTGAAAACACCAGATATTGAAGCTACCAAATGGTTGAAAGGCGATACACAATCTTTCACCCTAACCCTTCGTTACAGCTTCAATACAGCACGTAGCAAGTATAAAGGAAAGGGTGCAGGCAATAGCGAAATCAACCGTTTGTAG